Part of the Desulfobacteraceae bacterium genome is shown below.
GGGCGCTCTGAGGACCCTCAGACCGCTCTAAGCGGCAGCCATTTTACGGAAGGGTGATCGGATGATGTCAAAAAGCCTCTGGGCCCTGCTGGCGGGCGTGATGATCGCGGGCTGCGGCTACGGCTTTCAGGGAGCGGGCAGCCTGCCGGAGGACGCGCAGAGCGTTTTTGTCCAGCTGCTCGCCAATCGGACTTCCGAAACGGGCATTGAAAACGTTTTTACCGGCGCCCTGATCGAAGAGCTGACCCGCAATCAGCAGGCCGCGGGCGAGGACCGGGCGGATACGGTCCTGAGCGGCGAAATCGTGTCGGTGAGCACCGACACCATCTCCCGCACCGGTGCCACCACGTCGGTAGAACGCCGGGTGCGGGCGACGCTGAACCTGGAGCTGACCGACCGTTCCGGGGTGGTGATCTGGAAGGTGCGCAACATTTCAGGCAACGCGGCCTTTCCGGTCGATTCCGACAGCAAGGCGATCACGGATCAGAACCGGCGGGAGGCATTGACCCAACTGGCCCAGCGGATGGCGGAAACCGTCTACAGCCGCATGACCGACGACTTTTGACGGTTCCGCAAAAAGGTCAATTTCTGCGTTGCGCTGCATCTCGAGGTCGCTGCGGCGTACAGAAGTACGCCTCACTCCGCGAGATTTGTGCGCCTTGAACTTGGCCTTTTTTCGAAACCGTCAGGTTTTTGATTTTTAACCGCTTCATCAATTTTGACGGTTCCGCAAAAAGGTCAATTTCTGCGTTGCGCTGCATCTCGAGGTCGCTGCGGCGTGCAGAAGTACGCCTCACTCCGCGAGATTTGCGCGCCGTAACTTGGCCCCTTTTGCGAAACTGTTAGGTTTTTGGCTCTTTTCCGCCTTATCAACTTTTGACGGCAATGCCAAAAAGGTCAC
Proteins encoded:
- the lptE gene encoding LPS assembly lipoprotein LptE, which translates into the protein MMSKSLWALLAGVMIAGCGYGFQGAGSLPEDAQSVFVQLLANRTSETGIENVFTGALIEELTRNQQAAGEDRADTVLSGEIVSVSTDTISRTGATTSVERRVRATLNLELTDRSGVVIWKVRNISGNAAFPVDSDSKAITDQNRREALTQLAQRMAETVYSRMTDDF